A region of the Streptococcus suis genome:
AATTGACCATGACAGTCTGGACAGGTACAATCTTCGCCTTGCAATTCGTGATGCACTATCTCTGGAGTGAATTGGCTGAAAATAGCCTGACGAACTCCCTTAGCTTTCTTGCGTTTATAGGTAATCGTTTCTGTTTCAACTGGGTAAGTCAGCTTCTTCTTCAGGGAGAATTTCCTCCCCAAACAAGCTCAGCTGACCGGGTTGATACACAACCTTCTCTGATGATTTTCCGTAGAGTTTCTGTCTCAGATACTCAATCTGTTCACGAAGGAGGGTAAGTTCATTAGCCATCATATCTATCGTTTTTGACTGTGTTTCAATAATTTTTTCTAGTGATGACATAACCAATCTCCTTCTTTTTATCTCATTATACACAAAGAAAAGCCATGATTTCAATAGAAATCACGACTTTTTGAAAGATTTATTTTTGGATTGATAGAAAATCCTTTCATGAGCCAGTCCACCTGCTCGGAAGTTAGAGCCTTGACCTCTTCTTCATTGTTTGGCCAGGTCAATTTTCCATTCTCAAAACGTTTATACAATAACCAAAATCCTTGTCCGTCCCAGTAAAGAGCTTTGAATCGGTCTTTTCGACCT
Encoded here:
- a CDS encoding transposase; the encoded protein is MSSLEKIIETQSKTIDMMANELTLLREQIEYLRQKLYGKSSEKVVYQPGQLSLFGEEILPEEEADLPS